One window of the Arachis duranensis cultivar V14167 unplaced genomic scaffold, aradu.V14167.gnm2.J7QH unplaced_Scaffold_139635, whole genome shotgun sequence genome contains the following:
- the LOC107472515 gene encoding pentatricopeptide repeat-containing protein At2g02750-like, with amino-acid sequence MSIFSKSIPNNTLCLHHPSAAYALKVMFLPEALKVFKEMPQWNVVCFNAVLSGISQNGLPGEALKVHCLAVKLAVEFDVYVATSLVTVYSNCGDVSASEVFKEMPLKSVVSYNVFVSGLLQNGIPRLVLDVFKDMIMVGFLEVKPNSVTLVSARFACATLLYACFGRQVHGLALKFASYDEVILVTALVDMYSKCGCRHAAFNVFNAAEGNNRNLITWNSMISGMMLNAV; translated from the exons ttttcaaaatcaattcccaaTAATACCTTATGCCTTCACCACCCTTCTGCTGCTTACGCATTGAAAGTGATGTTCTTACCCGAAGCTCTCAAGGTGTTCAAGGAAATGCCGCAATGGAATGTTGTGTGTTTCAATGCGGTGCTTTCTGGGATCTCGCAAAATGGACTTCCAGGGGAGGCTTTGAAG GTGCATTGCTTGGCAGTGAAGCTGGcagttgaatttgatgtttatGTTGCCACTTCGCTTGTCACTGTGTATTCAAATTGTGGTGACGTTTCTGCGAGTGAGGTATTTAAAGAAATGCCTCTGAAGAGTGTGGTGAGTTATAATGTGTTTGTTTCTGGGTTGTTGCAAAATGGAATTCCTCGTTTGGTTTTGGATGTGTTTAAGGACATGATAATGGTGGGATTTTTAGAGGTTAAACCCAATTCAGTGACTTTGGTGTCTGCGCGTTTTGCTTGTGCTACCTTATTGTATGCTTGTTTTGGTAGACAGGTTCATGGTCTTGCTTTAAAATTTGCTTCATATGATGAAGTTATATTGGTTACTGCACTTGTGGACATGTATTCCAAGTGTGGTTGTCGGCATGCTGCTTTCAATGTCTTCAATGCAGCTGAAGGGAATAATAGAAACTTGATCACTTGGAACTCCATGATTTCTGGGATGATGCTGAATGCAGTGTGA